The sequence CTTGACCTCAATGGGGAGAGGGCAGGCGAAGCGCTGAGCTCTGAGTTGGTCAAGGTGCTGCAGACACTTGATAAAATCGAGTAGGCTGATCGGCTTATATTCTCGGCCTCGGGTAAGGGTGACTCCAATGTCACGAGCTCGTTGTCGATAATATCCGGGGCTGGTGGTTTTCAGGCGACCAACAATTTGCCACCGAGATACCCCTTCACTGTCACAGGTGACAAGCATCTCGAAAAAGCGCTCAGTCTTCGTTTGGCGGTCGTTATGGTTGCCGATAAAGTCGAGAATTAGTGCTGTTTTCATAGTTGCCCCCTTAGGCCTTGTTGTTGGAGAGTTCGGATAGCCATTTCTGGATAGATGATTCTTTCCAGTAGTTGCGCCCTCCGATTCGAACTGGTTCGGGAAACTCACCTTTGCGACGCATAAGATAGATGCGGGTTCTAGAGAAGGGGACAACTCCGAGAAGTTGTGGGCCACTGATTAGGCGGTCTCTGTCTGTCATAGGCTTTCCTTTGGGTAAAGGTGTCTCAGGGTGATTTAGTTATCACCCATCAACGTGGGTTGGTATCTATGAACAGATTTTGTCGTGAATTAGCGAGTGCAGCAGTAGAACTGTCGAGGCAGGAAAATACGGGAAAATCTTGAATCTAAAATTCTACAGATTTTGTTGTAATGTCGTGGCTGAGGCGCAGGATCGTTCC is a genomic window of Ferrimonas sp. YFM containing:
- a CDS encoding AlpA family phage regulatory protein; amino-acid sequence: MTDRDRLISGPQLLGVVPFSRTRIYLMRRKGEFPEPVRIGGRNYWKESSIQKWLSELSNNKA